A window from Candidatus Eisenbacteria bacterium encodes these proteins:
- a CDS encoding GNAT family N-acetyltransferase — protein MTRSAKAVAAKPAAAKPAAAKGAIRVLPLTPERWDDFETLFGPRGACAGCWCLWWRIPRSEWTRGKGDGNRRAMRAIVRSGAPTGLLAYAGKTPVGWIALAPREDTPGLDRSRTLKRLDEKPVWSITCFFVARDYRRQGVTVILLRAAAAYARKQKVSVLEGYPSEPRKGSVQADAWVFTGVAGAFRKAGFREAARPSETRRIMRLELR, from the coding sequence GTGACCCGCTCCGCGAAGGCTGTGGCCGCGAAGCCCGCGGCCGCCAAGCCGGCGGCCGCCAAGGGAGCGATCCGCGTCCTGCCTCTCACGCCCGAGCGGTGGGACGACTTCGAGACGCTCTTCGGCCCTCGCGGCGCGTGCGCGGGATGCTGGTGCCTGTGGTGGCGAATCCCGCGCTCGGAGTGGACGCGTGGCAAGGGGGACGGCAATCGCCGCGCGATGCGCGCGATCGTCCGGAGCGGTGCGCCCACCGGGCTCCTCGCCTACGCGGGGAAGACGCCCGTGGGGTGGATCGCGCTCGCCCCGCGGGAGGACACCCCGGGGCTCGACCGGTCGCGCACGCTGAAACGGCTGGACGAGAAGCCGGTCTGGTCGATCACCTGCTTCTTCGTCGCGCGCGACTACCGCAGGCAGGGCGTCACCGTGATCCTCCTCCGGGCAGCGGCGGCGTATGCGCGGAAGCAGAAGGTTTCGGTTCTGGAGGGATATCCGAGCGAGCCGCGGAAGGGATCGGTCCAGGCGGACGCCTGGGTGTTCACCGGTGTGGCGGGCGCGTTCCGGAAGGCGGGCTTCCGGGAGGCGGCGCGTCCGAGCGAGACGCGCCGGATCATGCGGCTCGAGCTTCGCTAG